In Flavobacterium luteolum, the DNA window AAAATTACTTCGATTGTAGAAAACAATTGCGAGATCGTTGTTAATTACTACGAAAAAACTCCTGCTGAAGGTGAAAACGTAACCCAAGCTCCTACTTATCCTTATGATTTTGTTTTGATTCCGAAAACATCAAAAGGAATGATTTTTAACAAAACAGTAGAAATTGCAGACGCGATGGTTATTGGAAGTTTCAATAACCAATGTTTAAGCTCTGACTGCCAAAAATTCTATCAGATTAACGATTTTAATACTTTAAAATTCTTAAACGTTGGCGCTAATCAATATGATTTTGGACAATATAGATATACTCCAACAATTAAGAGAGGCGAATATACTTTATTGTTAAAAAGTGTTCCTGCTGAAATTTTAGCTTTAAAAGGACAAACAAAAACGTATGGTACTCCAGATGCAACAGATCAAGGCGGAATTTATTTTGAGCTTCGTCAAGGCGCAAGTACCACTAAAGTTTATATCGACAACAATGACACTGAAGATCAAAGTTCAGAAATAAAACTTTTCAAAAAAACAATTCAAGAAAAAATTACAAGTTTAAAATAATTCTATCATGAAGAAACTCTTTTTATCTTTTATTATTTGCTTTCTTTTTACATCAATGATTTCTGTTAATACTTCTACAGAAGCTGCAGGATCAATTATAAATACGTGGACTTGGGAAAAATCTATTGGGGGTTCTAATAATCCTTATGTAGCTACACCCAAAACAATTGGATTTACTAAGAAAATCATTTTCACCCAAGACGGAAGGGTTATTACTTATAAAAACAATGTAGAGATTAGAAATAGTGCGTATCAGATAGAAAAGGGAAAAGGATATTTTGATCAATCAGAACATGATCTAATTACCTTTGAAGGCAAAACCTACATAATAGAAAACCTTGACAATCAAAATCTAACAATTGTAAGCAACAGTCAAGACGGTAGTCGAACTATTTTTAAAAGATAGTTTTGTAAGCTATTTAAAACTATTTTTGCAAAATCAAATTTGAACCATTTCTTGAAAGACGAGTTAGAAAAATATATCAAACTGTGCATGAAAAATGACAGGGAGGGACAACTGAAAATCTATCAGTTGTTCTCTCCTGTTTTATATGGTATTTGTTTGAAATATATGAAGAACGAAGATGACGCAAAGGACGTTTTTCAGGAAGCATTTGTAATTGCCTTTCAGAAAATAAGCCAATATAAATTTGAAGGAAGCTTTGAGGGATGGTTAAAACGAATCTTTATAAACAAACTCATTGAAACTTTAAACAAAAAGAAAAAGGAGAGTTTCTTTTTAGATGTTTTTGATCCCGATACGGATTTTGTGGAAGAAGAGGAACTGGAAGCTATTCCGATCGAACAGGAAAAACTTCTGGAGTATATTAGGGATTTACCAGATCAATATCGAACGGTTTTTAACTTGTATGTATTTGAGAAAATGAAACACAGAGAAATCGCCGAACTATTAAAAATCTCCGAAGGAACATCAAAATCAAATTTAAATCGCGCCAAACATATATTACAAAAGCGAATTTTGAGCATAAAAAATTTTAAGATAGCATGAAGAAGCAAAAAATAGAAGATATTTTTTCATCAATGGAAGACTTTTCGAGTGTTCCGCCTCCAGAATTATGGAGTCAGATTGAAGAAAAATTAGATAAACCTAAAAAGAAGAAGAGAGTTGTTCTTTGGTGGTCGGCTGCTGCATGCTTATTATTAGGGTTGCTTCTGCCTTCAATTTTACATTTTACTGCTTCTTCTGAAAATACAAACCTCAACAACGGCAATTTAGAAAACAATACAAACAGCGTTGTTATTGACAAAAAAACAAATAACGTTCATACTGGCAAAGATTCAAATCGAAATAAAAATACTGGAAAAGCAATAGATTCGTTAAACGAAAATTCTCCAAGGAATCAGTTCAATAGTGAGTCGCAAATGCAAGTTCAAGAAACTTCTGTAGCGGAAACAAACTCTGAGAACAAAACCAGTAAAAGAGATTCTAAATCTGATGTTGTGGTTCCAGCAAATACAGCAAACCAATCTGTTGCTTATCAAAAATCTGGTTCATCAGAAGAAAAATCAATTGTAAAATCTTCTAAAAAATCTATTTTAGAAAATAATACAAGATCTTCAAATAAAGGTATTTCCGAAGAGAGAATTGCTTTTGGAAAACAAAGTAAATTTAATTCGACAGCAAAAAAACAGCTTTCAAATTCTATTTTTGAAGAACAGCTTACTCCGAAAAACAGTAAAAATATAGCTTTCACTAATCAAGGATATGCTACAAATAATAACCCTTTTACAAACAGTAATGCATCTAACTCAAACAATGCCGTTTTAGGTAAAACTGAGAATAAGCGAACTGATAAAGCAGTCATCATAAAAGACGATCTGAAAATCACTAACGGTTTGAGCAAAACAGACTCTATGCAACTTGCTGAACTTCAGAATTTAGAAAAAGGAATTTTAGCTCCAGAAAAGGAAAAAGAAGAAAAAGAGAAAAAAGACAAATTGCTTAATAAACAAGAAAAATGGGCAGTTGCCGTTTTTGCAGGTGTAGCTAGTTCTGAAAACACTAGAAACGAAAAAACTTTAGGTAACGTGAATGATTCTAAGCAGTCTAATTCTTATGGAGTAAAAACAAAATATAGCATTAATAAAAAATGGGCCGTAGGTTCTGGGCTAAAAATTAGTGAATTAGGACAGAGTGTTGCCAATGTATCGTATTTAAGCGCCAAAAGCAATGCTTTTTTTAATCCTGGCACTCTAAATGCCGATAGTAATAACAGTCCCGTTGTTTCAGCAGACCCGTCAAGCCAAGGTTATCTTTTTATTTCAAATAGCACAAAAGAAGCTTTGAAAAATGAAAACGTGCAAACTGGTAAATTGGATCAGAATTTAAGATATGTAGAAATGCCGCTTGAGGTTTCTTATTCTGTTTTTAATAAAAATAAAGCCAGCATTAACTTAAATACAGGAGGTTTTGTAGGTAAATTAATTTCTAACAACGTAGCTCTAGACGGACATTCTATTGGAGAGAATATAAATGCCAATGACTATGTTTATGGTTCGACTTTGAGCAGTACGGTTCAGTATCGCGTGTATAAAAAGACAAATGTTTTTGTTGAACCTGCGGTAAATTATTATATCAATCCGTTAAACAGCCAGTCTTTCAACCAGTTCCAATGGGGATTAAATTTTGGACTGAATGTTAATTTCTAAAGTAAATTTGTAGTAATTTTCAAACTATTTTTAAAATAGATTTTTATGAATTTTACCATTGGCTCAGCTGATTTAGTATTGAGCAAAGAAAGCATTTTTGATAAAGCAGATTTGCAGATGACTTCTTTAGAAAAGGAAAGCGAAAGTGAAGAATACAGTGCATTTCGTTTTCAGTTAGACAATAAAAATATTTGTTATAGAGAATCAAAAATTACTCCAACCAAAACAGGCCAATTTGTTACTTTATGGAAACGAAATCAATCAGGAACGATTGAACCTTTTGATTATTCAGATACTATAG includes these proteins:
- a CDS encoding protease complex subunit PrcB family protein, producing the protein MKKLMLGLFVAFGFSACSLNDGNKYVDCGANTAVNFTGFPFACNYNVKSMPNNPAAVVIVSQEKMEEFFTKHENNCPVASDPNIDFTKEYLVGIFAGAKPTSGYAIKITSIVENNCEIVVNYYEKTPAEGENVTQAPTYPYDFVLIPKTSKGMIFNKTVEIADAMVIGSFNNQCLSSDCQKFYQINDFNTLKFLNVGANQYDFGQYRYTPTIKRGEYTLLLKSVPAEILALKGQTKTYGTPDATDQGGIYFELRQGASTTKVYIDNNDTEDQSSEIKLFKKTIQEKITSLK
- a CDS encoding RNA polymerase sigma factor, whose amino-acid sequence is MKNEDDAKDVFQEAFVIAFQKISQYKFEGSFEGWLKRIFINKLIETLNKKKKESFFLDVFDPDTDFVEEEELEAIPIEQEKLLEYIRDLPDQYRTVFNLYVFEKMKHREIAELLKISEGTSKSNLNRAKHILQKRILSIKNFKIA
- a CDS encoding MepB family protein, which produces MNFTIGSADLVLSKESIFDKADLQMTSLEKESESEEYSAFRFQLDNKNICYRESKITPTKTGQFVTLWKRNQSGTIEPFDYSDTIDFVIVTVRKDQNWGQFIFPKKTLLEKGIFSTQSKEGIRATRVYPPWDKTTSKQAQKTQKWQLDYFFNFSDQSKIDLDELKKVFI